The following proteins are co-located in the Myroides profundi genome:
- the fbaA gene encoding class II fructose-bisphosphate aldolase: MAHNIKPGVAFGDQVQEIFRYAKEKGFALPAVNVTSSSTINAVLETAAKLNSPVIIQFSNGGASFMAGKGLSNDNQKSAIIGAIAGAKHVHALAEAYGVAVILHTDHCAKKLLPWIDGLLDAGEEHMKQYGKPLFSSHMIDLSEEPIKENIEISKQYLERMDKLGMTLEIELGITGGEEDGVDNTDVDSSRLYTQPDEVDYAYEELSKVSPRFTIAASFGNVHGVYKPGNVKLTPIILKNSQEYVAKKHNLGHNPVDFVFHGGSGSSLEEIREAISYGVIKMNIDTDTQFAYTEGIRDYMSSKIDYLKTQIGNPDGSDIPNKKYYDPRAWVRQGELTLIARLEQAFEDLNNVNTL, encoded by the coding sequence ATGGCTCATAATATTAAACCAGGAGTTGCTTTTGGCGACCAAGTTCAAGAGATTTTTAGATATGCAAAAGAAAAAGGTTTTGCACTACCAGCAGTAAATGTAACTAGCTCAAGTACTATCAATGCGGTATTAGAGACTGCTGCTAAATTAAATTCTCCAGTGATTATTCAGTTTTCAAATGGAGGTGCTTCTTTTATGGCAGGAAAAGGATTGTCTAATGACAATCAAAAATCAGCTATCATAGGAGCTATTGCAGGAGCAAAACACGTGCATGCATTAGCAGAAGCTTATGGAGTAGCTGTTATTCTACATACAGACCACTGTGCAAAAAAACTATTACCTTGGATCGATGGATTATTAGATGCTGGTGAAGAACATATGAAACAATATGGTAAACCTCTATTTAGTTCACATATGATTGACCTATCAGAGGAGCCTATTAAAGAAAATATTGAGATTTCTAAACAATACTTAGAGCGTATGGACAAACTAGGTATGACGTTAGAAATAGAATTAGGAATCACTGGAGGAGAAGAAGATGGTGTAGATAATACAGATGTAGATTCATCAAGATTATACACTCAACCAGACGAAGTAGACTACGCTTATGAAGAGTTATCTAAAGTAAGCCCTAGATTTACTATCGCTGCTTCTTTCGGAAACGTACACGGTGTTTACAAACCAGGTAACGTAAAATTAACTCCTATCATTCTTAAAAATTCTCAAGAATATGTAGCGAAGAAACACAACTTAGGACACAATCCTGTTGATTTCGTATTCCATGGTGGATCAGGTTCTTCATTAGAAGAAATCAGAGAAGCTATCAGCTACGGTGTAATCAAGATGAATATCGATACAGATACACAATTTGCATACACAGAGGGAATCAGAGACTATATGTCTTCAAAAATAGACTATTTAAAAACTCAAATAGGTAACCCTGACGGTTCAGATATTCCAAATAAGAAATATTATGATCCAAGAGCATGGGTTAGACAAGGAGAATTAACTTTAATCGCTCGCTTAGAACAAGCTTTTGAAGATTTAAATAACGTAAATACGTTATAA